In Vibrio kanaloae, the genomic stretch GAAAACTACCAAATGCTATTCGAATCGAGTGAGTATCTGAGCTCAATTGGTTTCACCTTAATGTTCGCGATTGTGGTCTCTTTCTTATCGCTTGCCTTAGCGCTGCTGCTCGCCGTGAAAGCCGACAACATCATTCACGGACAAGGCGCTTACAAAGTCACGCTCACTTGGGTTTATGCGGTTGCTCCTGCAATCGCAGGCGTAATTGGTGCTTTCTTGTTTAACCCACACATTGGCGTGTTCACTGAAATATTTGCCGTGGTGGGTTGGGACTTCAGCTTCCAGACCGATCCTGTGGATGCCACGTTTGCTCTGGTTTTGGTTTCAGTATGGAAACAAGTCTCAGTAAATTTCATCTATTTTCTAGCAGGCCTTCAGTCTATCTCTTACGCGGTAAAAGAAGCAGCAATGCTAGATTGTGTCAGCGACTCGAAACGTTTCTGGAGCATTACCTTCCCATTACTGGCCCCTACAGGTTTCTTTCTGTTGGTCATCAACCTTACCTACTCCTTCTTTGAAACCTTTGGCGTGATCGACACCATGACCAATGGCGGCCCAGGCGGTGCCACAACATCACTAGTATACAAAGTGTATCGAGATGGTTTTGTTGGAGCTGATTTAGGCGGAAGTTCTGCGCAATCTGTGGTGCTGTTGTTACTGGTACTCATTCTCACATTTATCCAGTTTCGCGTTGTTGAAAAACGTGTTCATTACTAGCCCATTACGGCTAAGTTTTAACGCGACAGGAGTTATTCATGAAAAGTAATAAGATCACTGACCACCTAATTTTAATTGCTGGAATGCTGTTTATGTTGGTCCCAATCTGGCTGATATTCGCCAGTTCAACCCATAACCCAAACACCATTGTCAGCGATGGCTTACAGTGGCTACCAGGCGATAACTTTACAGCTATCTATAGCGAAGCCTGGAACAAAAGTATGGGCTTTAGTGGTCAAGTCACCGCCAGCAAAATGATCGCCAACTCGATGATCATGGGGCTAGGTTTTGCGATTGGTAAGATCATCATTTCAATGATGGCGGCATTTGCTTTAGTCTACTTCCGGCTTCCTTACGCGACAGCTTGGTTTTGGTTGATCTTCGTAACCCTGCTACTGCCACTAGAGGTTCGTATTATCCCATCTTATGAGGTTGTCGCTGGGCTTGGGCTGCTCAATAGCTATACCGGTTTGATTCTGCCTTTGATAGCCTC encodes the following:
- a CDS encoding ABC transporter permease subunit, which gives rise to MERRQQFFHSPLPYLFLAPQILIIAVFFIYPAAKAVYLSFMLEDPWGTSSIFVWFENYQMLFESSEYLSSIGFTLMFAIVVSFLSLALALLLAVKADNIIHGQGAYKVTLTWVYAVAPAIAGVIGAFLFNPHIGVFTEIFAVVGWDFSFQTDPVDATFALVLVSVWKQVSVNFIYFLAGLQSISYAVKEAAMLDCVSDSKRFWSITFPLLAPTGFFLLVINLTYSFFETFGVIDTMTNGGPGGATTSLVYKVYRDGFVGADLGGSSAQSVVLLLLVLILTFIQFRVVEKRVHY
- the ugpE gene encoding sn-glycerol-3-phosphate ABC transporter permease UgpE → MKSNKITDHLILIAGMLFMLVPIWLIFASSTHNPNTIVSDGLQWLPGDNFTAIYSEAWNKSMGFSGQVTASKMIANSMIMGLGFAIGKIIISMMAAFALVYFRLPYATAWFWLIFVTLLLPLEVRIIPSYEVVAGLGLLNSYTGLILPLIASATATFFFRQFFKTIPDELLEAAQLDNAGPFRFFVDILLPLSKTMIAAIFIIMFVVGWNQYLWPIMMTTDEGYNTIVMGIKQVLNNINETSLPRYDYVFAMVILAMLPPVLVVVVFQRWFVKGLVESEK